From one Sus scrofa isolate TJ Tabasco breed Duroc chromosome 9, Sscrofa11.1, whole genome shotgun sequence genomic stretch:
- the SPATA19 gene encoding spermatogenesis-associated protein 19, mitochondrial (The RefSeq protein has 2 substitutions compared to this genomic sequence), with amino-acid sequence MIITTWIVYILARKHTGFPFPPKVSSDVEVVESEAVSVVQHWLKKTEEEASQDIKEKMSASCPPTHGQDVHVTRDVVKHRLSKSGLLTNQSQEVLEERTRIQFIRWSHTRIFQVPSEVRNEVMRDRIEQVRRSMCHLTDESSQEFGDRNSCKDC; translated from the exons ATGATCATTACAACATGGATAGTGTACATCCTTGCCCGGAAACATACTGGGTTCCCCTTCCCACCGAAAGTCAGTTCA GATGTGGAAGTTGTGGAGAGTGAGGCTGTGTCTGTAGTACAGCACTGGTTGAAAAAG ACTGAAGAAGAGGCTTCCCAGGACATAAAGGAGAAGATGTCTGCCAGCTGTCCTCCCACACATGGCCAAGATGTACATGTGACCAGAGATGTG GTGAAGCACCGCCTCTCAAAGTCTGGTTTGTTAACAAACCAGAGTCAAGAGGTCCTGGAAGAAAGAACAAGAATCCAGTTCATAAGATGGAG CCACACCCGTATCTTCCAAGTGCCGAGCGAGGTGAGAAATGAAGTCATGCGAGATAGGATAGAGCAAGTGAGACGAAG CATGTGCCATCTTACAGATGAGTCATCTCAGGAGCTTCGTGACAGAAATTCCTGCAAAGACTGCTGA